One window from the genome of Rhodovastum atsumiense encodes:
- a CDS encoding VVA0879 family protein, with amino-acid sequence MPEQMTVEVFLARLKAQGVSNSNHFALVCPMCGTPQSIASLVRAGATPEWAEDMIGFACEGRLTDAGPWPSSSDRSTKARARRRIRGCDWTLGGLFKIHELEVLTPDGKEHPRFRIATPRQARALERDSGAPAQAAAE; translated from the coding sequence ATGCCCGAACAGATGACCGTCGAAGTGTTCCTCGCCCGCCTGAAGGCGCAAGGCGTGTCCAACTCCAACCACTTCGCATTGGTGTGCCCGATGTGCGGCACGCCCCAGAGCATAGCGTCGCTGGTGCGAGCTGGCGCCACGCCGGAGTGGGCGGAGGACATGATCGGCTTCGCGTGCGAGGGGCGGCTGACGGATGCCGGCCCCTGGCCCAGCAGCAGCGACAGGAGCACGAAGGCCCGCGCGCGCCGGCGGATCCGCGGCTGCGACTGGACGCTCGGGGGGCTATTCAAGATCCACGAGCTGGAAGTGCTGACGCCGGATGGCAAAGAGCATCCCCGCTTCCGCATCGCCACGCCGAGGCAGGCGCGGGCGCTCGAACGCGATTCCGGGGCGCCAGCCCAGGCGGCGGCCGAATGA
- a CDS encoding DUF968 domain-containing protein, whose product MECFPLAKTRSRRRAPRQRRVRSCPHLAYVASLPCAVPWCRSCDITVHHLTHAEPKARGLKASDAATVPLCVEHHLGRTGVHHRGDERAWWESIGVDAIALAARLWAASVAAGRVRFNA is encoded by the coding sequence ATGGAATGCTTTCCCCTCGCCAAGACACGCAGCCGCCGGCGCGCGCCGCGCCAGCGTCGCGTCCGGTCCTGCCCCCATCTGGCCTATGTCGCTTCGCTGCCGTGCGCAGTGCCGTGGTGCCGGTCCTGCGACATCACCGTGCATCACCTCACGCATGCGGAGCCCAAGGCCCGGGGGCTGAAGGCATCGGATGCCGCGACTGTTCCCCTCTGCGTCGAACACCATCTTGGCCGGACTGGCGTCCACCACCGCGGAGACGAGCGGGCATGGTGGGAGAGCATCGGCGTGGACGCCATCGCCCTGGCCGCCCGCCTGTGGGCCGCCAGCGTGGCCGCGGGGCGGGTGCGCTTCAATGCCTGA
- a CDS encoding family 16 glycosylhydrolase → MEWPLGRSTGHGYGTYTVTAKITSNGEPGAAIVLWPADDVWPGGELDMAETAADGSSRLYGTVHWRKDDGGNGFQSTFYDGIDPNAVHTFVLTWAPGRVSYSVDGKDMGSVTTRIGADAANGGVNVTIGALNNNPNTSITLYDVSYTPLASVPAPPPTPPPATGGIVPDATGTARGTAGADVFVATGKLTLINGFDPARDVLAVPVNPTTVRAYADWDFASPEGASWGMRVTWDGGSAFLRWGSRFDPAKNAVRAGTAPPPAPVPAPAPGRITPDATGTARGTAGADVFATLPRAVTLINGFDTSKDMLALPPGVASSAARIFADWDRSSPEGAAWGVRVAWGDGSAFLRWGYGLDARSLISG, encoded by the coding sequence ATGGAATGGCCCCTCGGTCGCTCGACGGGCCACGGCTACGGCACCTACACGGTCACGGCGAAGATCACGAGCAACGGGGAACCGGGCGCGGCGATCGTCCTGTGGCCAGCGGATGACGTGTGGCCGGGCGGCGAGCTGGATATGGCAGAGACGGCCGCGGACGGCTCCTCGCGCCTCTACGGCACAGTGCATTGGCGCAAGGACGACGGCGGCAACGGGTTCCAATCCACGTTCTACGATGGGATCGACCCGAACGCGGTCCACACGTTCGTCCTGACCTGGGCGCCCGGACGCGTCAGCTATTCGGTCGATGGAAAGGACATGGGCAGCGTCACCACCCGCATCGGGGCGGATGCCGCGAACGGCGGAGTGAACGTCACCATCGGGGCGCTCAACAACAACCCGAACACCAGCATCACGCTTTACGATGTGAGCTACACGCCGCTTGCCTCGGTCCCTGCCCCACCTCCAACGCCTCCCCCGGCGACGGGCGGCATCGTGCCGGATGCCACCGGCACGGCGCGCGGCACGGCCGGCGCCGACGTGTTCGTGGCCACTGGCAAGCTGACGCTCATCAACGGGTTCGACCCGGCCCGGGACGTGCTCGCCGTGCCGGTCAACCCGACCACGGTGCGCGCCTATGCCGATTGGGACTTCGCCTCGCCCGAAGGGGCGTCGTGGGGGATGCGCGTGACCTGGGACGGCGGATCGGCGTTCCTGCGCTGGGGCAGCCGCTTCGACCCGGCCAAGAACGCCGTGCGGGCCGGCACCGCGCCGCCGCCGGCGCCTGTCCCTGCCCCAGCTCCTGGCCGCATCACACCGGACGCGACGGGGACTGCCCGCGGCACGGCCGGCGCCGATGTGTTCGCGACGCTGCCCCGTGCCGTGACGCTCATCAACGGCTTCGACACCTCGAAGGACATGCTCGCCTTGCCTCCTGGCGTGGCCTCGTCGGCGGCCCGCATCTTCGCCGATTGGGACCGCAGCTCGCCGGAGGGCGCAGCCTGGGGAGTGCGCGTCGCCTGGGGTGATGGCTCGGCCTTCCTGCGCTGGGGGTATGGGCTCGACGCTCGCAGCCTGATCTCCGGCTAA